DNA from Acidimicrobiales bacterium:
GCGCCGACGCTCGCTCCCCGAGGTCGCGGTCGCGGTCTGAGCCACCGCCGCTGTTCCGCCGCGTGACCTTCGGCCGCCCGAGAATGGGCCAACCGGCATGATTCTTGGGACCAAAGACCCTTTCGCGATAGCGGCAGACCGCGGTCGATTGGCAGTGTGGGACTTGGGGGAGAAGTCGAAGCACCACAGAACGTGCCGACCGGCGGAGGGATGTCGCGGCGGGCGTTCCTGCAGATCTCCGGTGGTGCTGTGGCTGCCAGCGCCGCCTACCTGCGGCTCGGGATGCACTTTCTGAGCGCACAGGAGGGCATCGACAACCCACTGCTCGCCTACCCGAACCGCGACTGGGAGCGTCTCTATCGCGACCAGTACGCGTACGACGACAGCTTCACCTTCGTCTGCGCGCCGAACGACACCCACATGTGCCGGTTGCGCGCCTTCGTCCGCAACGGTGTCGTGACCCGGATCGAGCAGAACTACGACGGGGCCTCCTACGGCGACCCGCAAGGCAACACCTCGACGGTGGCCTGGAACCCACGCGGCTGCCCGAAGGGCTTCACCCTGCACCGTCGGGTCTACGGGCCGTACCGAGCCAAGTACCCGATGGTCCGCGCCGGGTGGAAGGAGTGGGCCGACGACGGGTTCCCATCGCTGTCCGACGACCCGTCGCTGCGGACGCGCTACCGCTTCGACGCTCGTGGCGACGATGACTTCGAGCGGCTGAGCTGGGACGAGGTCGACGAGTACCTCGCCCGGGGCCTCCAGGCCATCGCCGAGACCTACAGCGGCGACGAGGGGGAGCGGCGACTGATCGAGCAGGACGGATACGAGCCAGAGATGCTCGAGTTCTGGGAGGAGTCGGGCGTGCGGACCATGAAGTTCGGTTCCTCGCTCCCGGTGCACGGGGTCGCCGGCAAGTTCAGCCTCTTCCGGTTCGCCAACATGTTGTCGCTGCTCGACGCCGACGTCCGAGGCGTGGGCGAGGACGAAGCGGTCGGCGGACGCGAGTGGTCGGAGTACACGTGGCGTGGCGACCAGGCACCGGGCTTCCCGTTCGTCCACGGGCTCCAGTCGACCGAGGTCGACATGAACGACATGCGCCGGAGCCGCCTGGTCGTGATGATCGGCAAGAACCTCGTCGAGAACAAGATGCCCGACAGCCACTGGTTCCACGAGGTGATGGAGCGCGGTGGCAAGATCGTCTCGATCGTCCCCGAGTACGGGCCGCCGTCGACGAAGTCCGACTACTGGATCCCGGTGCGGGCCGGACTGTCCGACACCGCGCTGGTGCTGGGCATCGCCAAGGCCCTGATCGACCGCGACGCCTACGACGAGCGGTTCCTGCTCGAGTTCACCGACATGCCCCTCCTCGTGCGTCTCGACACGCTGCAGCGTCTTCGTGCCGACGAGGTGTTCGGCGACCATCAGCCGCTGCTCGACGCGGAGGGGCCGAGCTTCGCGGTCCACGGATTGACCGCCGAGCAGTACGAGCAACTCGGCGATCGCGTCGTGTACGACCGGGCCAGCGGTGGTCCCCGCGCCATCAGCCGCGAGGCCGTCGGCGCGCGGCTGACCGCGCAGGGCATCGACCCCCAGCTCGACTTCGAGGGCACGGTCGCCCTCGCCGACGGCACCGAGGTGCAGGTGGCCTCGGTGTTCGCCATGTACCGCGATCACCTGGCCGACTACGACCTCGACACGGTGGTCGACATCACAGGCTCTCCCACGTGATCTGGTCGAGCAGCTCATCGAAGACCTCGCCACGCTGCGACCTGCCGCGATCCACGTCGGCGAGGGCATCAACCACTACTTCCACGCCACGCTGCACAACAGGGCCTGCTACCTGGTGGCGATGCTGATCGGCAGCATCGGGGTGCCCGGTGGCGGTGTGTCCACCTGGGCCGGCAACTACAAGGGCGGCATCTTCCACGGTGCGCCGTGGCACGGCCCCGGAGTGGGCGGCTTCATCAACGAAGACCCCTTCCACCCACTGCGCGATCCGGATGCGAAGTACACCTTTGACAACCAGCGCCACACGGTCCACGGCGAGGAGACGAGCTACTGGGGCTACGGCGATCGTCCGCTCATCGTCGACACCCCCGCCGCCGGACGCAAGGTCTTCACCGGCCGCACGCACCTGCCGACCCCCACGAAGGTCATCTGGTACAACAACGCCAACCTGATCAACCAGGCGAAGTGGGCGTACCACATCATCAAGCACGTGAACCCGAAGGTCGACCTCATCGTCGACCAGCAGATCGAGTGGACCGGATCGGCCGAGTTCGCCGACATCATGGTCCCGGCCAACAGCTGGCTCGAGGCCAGGACGCTGGAGATGGGTGGATCGTGCTCCAACCCGTTCCTACAGGTCTGGCAGGGTGGCATCGAGCCGCTTCACGACACCCGCGACGACATCGAGATCTTCGCTGGTGCCGCCCGAGCGCTGAGCCGCCTCACCGGCGATGAGCGCTTCGGACAGTACTTCGAGTTCTCCGACCGGCCAGAGGTCTATCTCGACCGGGTGCTCGCAGCCTCGTTCACCACCGAGGGCTACACCACCTCCGACATCCTCGCCGGCCGCTACGGCGAACCGGGTGGTGCGCTGTTCCAGTACCGCACCTACCCGCGTGTCCCCTTCCTCGAGCAGATCCGCGACAGCCTTCCCTTCTACACCGACACCGGACGCCTCAACGCCTACGTCGACATCCCCGAGGCCATCGAGTACGGCGAGAACCTCATCGTGCACCGCGAGGCGGTCGAGGCGACGCGGCACCTGCCGAACGTCATCGTCTCGACCAGCCGCTTCCTCCGACCCGAGGACTACGGGATCGACCCGGCCGAGATGGACGCCGACATGCGTCAGGTCCGCAACATCAAGATGTCGTGGCAGGAGGCGAAGGCGACGACCAACCCCCTGTTCGAAGAGGGGTTCCGCTTCCTCTGCCTCACGCCGAAGTCGCGGCACAGCGTGCACTCCTCGTGGGCGGTCACCGACTGGCACTGGCTCTGGGCCTCCAACTTCGGTGACCCCTACCGCGCCGACACCCGGATGCCGGGGGTCGGGGAGCCCCAGATCCACATGAACCCCGACGACGCCCGGGACCTCGGGCTGGCGGGCGGTGACTACGTGTGGATCGACGCCAGCTCCACCGACCGCCCGTTCATCGACACCGGTGACGACGACGCGTTCTTCGAGGTCGCCCGACTGCAGGTTCGGCTCACCCTCAACCCGGCCTACCCGCGGGGCGTGACCATGCTGAAGCACGCCTTCTACATGGCGACCCCGCGAACGTTCCGGGCCCAGGCGGCGCGCGACGACCACCGGGCGCTGGCGCCCACCGGATATCAGTCGAGCTTCCGATCCGGCAGCCAGCAGAGCATCACCCGCGGTTGGGCACCCCCCATGCACCAGACCGACACGCTGTTCCACAAGCGTGCCGGCGCCATGGGGTTCGTGTTCGGGTTCGACGTCGACAACCACGCCATCAACACGACGCCCAAGGAGACCCTGGTCCGGGTGACCAAGGCGGCTCCGGGCGGTGTCGGGGGCCAGGGTCGCTGGTGGCGGGGCACCACTGGCCGGGCGCCGGGCGAGGAGAACGCAAGGATGCAGAGCTACCTCTCAGGTGGGCTCATCGAGGTGAGGGGGATTAGTTGATGGACAGCACACCGGTGCGGTTGCTGACTGCGGCAGAACGGGCCATGCCCGATGGTGCCGCCAAGGCCGTCGAGGACGACGACCCCTACGAGTTGGTCGGCATGCGCTTCCCCGTCGCCCCCGGCGTCGACGCCGACCACGAGCTGGGTCGCGCCTTCGTCGAGGAGTACGCCCTGCTCGGCTGGCGCGAGGCGAAGGTGCGGATGCTGTTCGAAACCCCGCAGTTCGCCGGCGCCCACGACATCTACCGACGTCGCGGCTCGGCGTTCATCGACCAGATCCTCGGCGAGGTCTTCCGCGGCACGCAGAGCACGGAGGAGCACTGATGCCTGTCGTCTACAACTGGCACCTCGGCCGGGAGATGGACTACCGGTTCGACGCCGGCCAGACCGATCGGCAGTTCGCCGCGGTCTTCAACATCAACCGTTGCATCGGGTGCCAGACCTGCACCATGGCCTGCAAGTCGACCTGGACCCACTCGCCGGGCCAGGAGCTCATGTGGTGGAACAACGTCGAGACCAAGCCCTACGGCGGCTACCCCGACGGCTGGGATGTGAAGACCCTCGAGCTCCTCGCCGACACCAGCCGTGGCGATCCGACCTGGGATCCCGCTGACGGTCAGCCGGTGAGTGCTCCCTACGGGCGCTACGAGGGCCAGACCATCTTCGAGGCGGCCGACGGCACGACCCAGAACGTGGTGGGCTACCTGCCGACCGAGGAGGAGTGGAAGGGTCCGAACGCGTTCGAGGATCACGCCACGGCGTACAAGCCCGGTGGCACCCGGTTGCCCGAGCACGAAGGCTGGTTCTTCTACCTCCAGCGGATCTGCAACCACTGCACCTACCCGGGCTGTCTCGCCGCCTGTCCGCGCAACGCCATCTACAAGCGTCCCGAGGACGGCATCGTGCTGGTCGACCAGGAGCGCTGCCGCGGCTACCGCAAGTGTGTCGAGGCGTGCCCCTACAAGAAGACGATGTACCGGCCGACGACGCGCACCACCGAGAAGTGCATCGCCTGCTACCCGCGCATCGAGGGCCAGGATCCCCTCACCGACGGAGTCCCGACCGAGACCCGCTGCATGGCTGCCTGCGTCGGAAAGATCCGGCTGCAGGGCCTCGCCCGCACCGAGGCCGACGGCACCTGGG
Protein-coding regions in this window:
- a CDS encoding molybdopterin-dependent oxidoreductase, with product MSRRAFLQISGGAVAASAAYLRLGMHFLSAQEGIDNPLLAYPNRDWERLYRDQYAYDDSFTFVCAPNDTHMCRLRAFVRNGVVTRIEQNYDGASYGDPQGNTSTVAWNPRGCPKGFTLHRRVYGPYRAKYPMVRAGWKEWADDGFPSLSDDPSLRTRYRFDARGDDDFERLSWDEVDEYLARGLQAIAETYSGDEGERRLIEQDGYEPEMLEFWEESGVRTMKFGSSLPVHGVAGKFSLFRFANMLSLLDADVRGVGEDEAVGGREWSEYTWRGDQAPGFPFVHGLQSTEVDMNDMRRSRLVVMIGKNLVENKMPDSHWFHEVMERGGKIVSIVPEYGPPSTKSDYWIPVRAGLSDTALVLGIAKALIDRDAYDERFLLEFTDMPLLVRLDTLQRLRADEVFGDHQPLLDAEGPSFAVHGLTAEQYEQLGDRVVYDRASGGPRAISREAVGARLTAQGIDPQLDFEGTVALADGTEVQVASVFAMYRDHLADYDLDTVVDITGSPT
- a CDS encoding molybdopterin-dependent oxidoreductase; the protein is MRPAAIHVGEGINHYFHATLHNRACYLVAMLIGSIGVPGGGVSTWAGNYKGGIFHGAPWHGPGVGGFINEDPFHPLRDPDAKYTFDNQRHTVHGEETSYWGYGDRPLIVDTPAAGRKVFTGRTHLPTPTKVIWYNNANLINQAKWAYHIIKHVNPKVDLIVDQQIEWTGSAEFADIMVPANSWLEARTLEMGGSCSNPFLQVWQGGIEPLHDTRDDIEIFAGAARALSRLTGDERFGQYFEFSDRPEVYLDRVLAASFTTEGYTTSDILAGRYGEPGGALFQYRTYPRVPFLEQIRDSLPFYTDTGRLNAYVDIPEAIEYGENLIVHREAVEATRHLPNVIVSTSRFLRPEDYGIDPAEMDADMRQVRNIKMSWQEAKATTNPLFEEGFRFLCLTPKSRHSVHSSWAVTDWHWLWASNFGDPYRADTRMPGVGEPQIHMNPDDARDLGLAGGDYVWIDASSTDRPFIDTGDDDAFFEVARLQVRLTLNPAYPRGVTMLKHAFYMATPRTFRAQAARDDHRALAPTGYQSSFRSGSQQSITRGWAPPMHQTDTLFHKRAGAMGFVFGFDVDNHAINTTPKETLVRVTKAAPGGVGGQGRWWRGTTGRAPGEENARMQSYLSGGLIEVRGIS
- a CDS encoding 4Fe-4S dicluster domain-containing protein, coding for MPVVYNWHLGREMDYRFDAGQTDRQFAAVFNINRCIGCQTCTMACKSTWTHSPGQELMWWNNVETKPYGGYPDGWDVKTLELLADTSRGDPTWDPADGQPVSAPYGRYEGQTIFEAADGTTQNVVGYLPTEEEWKGPNAFEDHATAYKPGGTRLPEHEGWFFYLQRICNHCTYPGCLAACPRNAIYKRPEDGIVLVDQERCRGYRKCVEACPYKKTMYRPTTRTTEKCIACYPRIEGQDPLTDGVPTETRCMAACVGKIRLQGLARTEADGTWADDPKNPLYFLVHTEQVALPLYPQFGTQPNVYYIPPRWVPRPYLRQMFGPGVDRAIERYSQPSRELRAVLQLFRAHQKIVFSYEIEEGPPFAEITVDGEPVTLYDDTVIGFDSQGREIVRVTVDEPIHERPGKYNSI